A stretch of the Methylacidiphilum caldifontis genome encodes the following:
- a CDS encoding 4-hydroxy-3-methylbut-2-enyl diphosphate reductase, with amino-acid sequence MVEKIQQKPTKVNLRTPEVMNLVKAEVEKHYRSPLVDYLKTTGGYLSGGGLTVKLAKAFGFCYGVERAIDLAYATTKVFPSKRIFLLGEIIHNPEVNDQLTAMGIKRLQAVEGGYYLDGLTADDVVIIPAFGAEVETMRRIQQIGCQIVDTTCGDVMTVWKRVRQYRNEGATSIIHGKAWHEETKATASRAIGENGNGHYLVVYNLEETDYVCNYIRYGGNKEEFLEKFKGAVSPGFDPDVHLCHVGVANQTTMMRGETEEVQRRICKAIEDRYGKENLHKHFRFFDTICGATQERQDALLDMLDKEKLDLLIVVGGYNSSNTSHLAEIGESRLPTYFIKNAEKLISCHQIQHWDLHKGQEVITEGWLKDGEINVGITAGASCPNNLIEETIQRLFELRGIGVETLLANHIMGY; translated from the coding sequence ATGGTTGAAAAAATTCAGCAAAAACCAACGAAAGTGAATTTAAGGACCCCTGAGGTCATGAATCTCGTCAAAGCCGAAGTCGAAAAACATTACCGTAGTCCTCTTGTTGATTATTTAAAAACAACGGGAGGATATTTATCCGGTGGTGGTCTTACCGTTAAACTGGCAAAGGCATTCGGTTTTTGTTACGGAGTAGAAAGAGCGATTGATCTTGCCTATGCAACGACCAAGGTATTCCCTTCAAAACGGATTTTTTTGCTTGGTGAAATTATTCATAACCCCGAGGTTAACGATCAGCTGACGGCGATGGGTATAAAGAGATTGCAAGCGGTAGAAGGAGGTTATTATCTGGATGGATTGACGGCCGATGACGTGGTTATTATTCCTGCTTTTGGGGCAGAGGTCGAAACGATGAGAAGGATCCAGCAGATTGGTTGTCAAATTGTTGATACGACCTGTGGTGATGTGATGACTGTCTGGAAGCGGGTCAGGCAATATCGGAACGAGGGCGCAACTTCGATTATCCATGGGAAAGCATGGCATGAAGAGACCAAGGCTACGGCTTCCCGGGCGATTGGGGAGAATGGTAACGGCCATTACCTTGTGGTCTACAATCTTGAAGAAACCGATTACGTCTGCAACTACATTCGATATGGGGGCAACAAGGAAGAATTCTTGGAAAAATTCAAAGGAGCGGTTTCTCCAGGTTTTGATCCCGATGTTCATCTTTGTCATGTGGGTGTAGCCAACCAAACCACGATGATGCGGGGAGAAACTGAAGAGGTACAGCGCCGGATCTGTAAGGCTATCGAGGATAGGTATGGGAAAGAAAACCTGCACAAGCATTTTCGTTTCTTTGATACTATTTGTGGAGCAACTCAAGAAAGGCAAGATGCCCTACTGGATATGCTTGACAAGGAAAAACTCGATCTGCTTATTGTCGTTGGCGGCTATAACAGCAGCAATACTTCTCATTTGGCTGAAATCGGGGAAAGTCGGTTGCCTACCTATTTTATAAAGAATGCTGAGAAATTAATTTCTTGTCATCAAATCCAACACTGGGATCTTCATAAAGGCCAGGAGGTGATCACCGAAGGATGGCTTAAGGATGGAGAGATTAACGTTGGGATTACGGCTGGAGCTTCCTGCCCGAATAATTTAATCGAGGAAACCATCCAAAGACTTTTTGAACTGCGTGGTATCGGGGTTGAAACCCTTTTAGCCAACCATATCATGGGTTATTGA
- a CDS encoding 6-phosphofructokinase: MKSYRIGVLTSGGDCPGLNAAIRAVVCAAGLLGWEVYGFIDGFEGLISPVRYQILHEEDTQGIISLGGTILGTTNRGRFTTKTGIGEVKRLPGHLIDEVKETLEGLGIGALICIGGDGSLTAAQQLYESGVPIVGVPKTIDNDLSATDYTFGFYSAVEYVCRSLDRLRTTAASHRRVMVVEVMGRYTGWIALYGGLSGGANLILIPEIPFEYSKIAYQVRKRIAEGNFQTMIVVAEGAHPKDGQYYVVEEGKSATAEIRLGGISRHLEKVIHLMTGQEVRAVILGHLQRGGEPTAFDRNLGMMFGAAAVGLVREKRFGYMVSYREGKIGAVLIQEAIRELKKVDVNCPEIKTARAMGISFGEE; the protein is encoded by the coding sequence ATGAAAAGTTATCGGATCGGAGTACTTACCAGTGGAGGAGATTGTCCTGGGCTTAATGCGGCAATAAGGGCGGTGGTGTGTGCTGCAGGTCTTTTGGGCTGGGAAGTTTATGGATTTATTGATGGTTTTGAAGGGCTCATTTCCCCAGTTAGATATCAAATTTTGCATGAAGAAGATACCCAGGGGATTATATCTCTTGGGGGAACCATTTTAGGAACGACAAACCGGGGAAGGTTTACGACGAAAACAGGGATAGGAGAAGTCAAAAGGTTGCCTGGACATCTTATCGATGAAGTAAAAGAGACGCTTGAGGGACTGGGTATTGGTGCACTTATTTGTATTGGCGGTGATGGTTCTCTGACAGCTGCCCAACAGCTTTATGAATCGGGAGTACCGATTGTAGGTGTGCCTAAAACGATTGATAACGATCTTTCTGCTACCGATTATACCTTTGGGTTTTATTCCGCGGTGGAGTATGTTTGCCGATCTTTGGATAGGCTTAGGACAACGGCGGCGAGTCATCGGCGCGTGATGGTGGTAGAGGTCATGGGGCGATATACGGGTTGGATCGCTCTTTATGGGGGCCTTTCAGGTGGAGCTAACTTGATATTGATTCCAGAAATTCCTTTCGAGTATTCGAAGATCGCCTATCAGGTTAGAAAAAGAATTGCCGAAGGCAACTTCCAGACAATGATCGTTGTGGCTGAAGGGGCCCATCCCAAGGATGGTCAATACTATGTAGTGGAAGAAGGGAAAAGTGCAACGGCTGAAATTAGGCTTGGAGGGATTAGCAGGCATCTGGAGAAAGTTATCCATCTGATGACCGGCCAAGAAGTGAGAGCTGTCATATTGGGTCATCTTCAAAGAGGAGGAGAGCCTACAGCTTTCGATCGAAATTTAGGCATGATGTTTGGTGCTGCGGCGGTTGGATTGGTACGGGAAAAGCGCTTTGGCTATATGGTTAGTTACCGCGAAGGTAAGATTGGAGCTGTTCTTATCCAGGAAGCGATACGAGAGTTAAAAAAGGTGGATGTTAATTGTCCAGAAATTAAAACTGCCCGGGCTATGGGGATTTCTTTTGGAGAAGAATAA
- a CDS encoding ATPase, producing MIKHRFTLPLQSKGNVGKSTQALLQIFWMNARSVSWQAYDLDNDNQTLSRAIPEAKLVTLSEEPEADFLKIFRTIPEKSVTVLDPQAHFFRVLLHSLDFTHFLDWSTQSAIRTTLLLFPVDDLSVMDELADIVEKFGDSVDYLVVKNRAKAPKTRMYDGSQLEKELAALGAATLEIPALLSDTRNYLSLLEIELQRPLNILEIISDKKIKMDLFHRVILEDWVKTMFDQYDRIAGYLLPDEEAKRVMETWKKPAEEKKGLFSQRRGSKINLSNLQ from the coding sequence ATGATTAAGCATCGATTTACTCTGCCTTTGCAGAGCAAGGGTAATGTAGGGAAATCAACACAAGCTTTATTGCAGATATTCTGGATGAATGCTAGAAGCGTTTCATGGCAGGCTTATGACCTGGATAATGATAACCAAACCTTGTCTCGAGCGATACCAGAAGCGAAGTTGGTCACGTTATCAGAGGAACCTGAAGCGGATTTTCTGAAAATATTTAGGACAATTCCCGAAAAATCGGTTACCGTTCTTGATCCTCAAGCTCATTTTTTCCGAGTACTGCTTCATTCGTTAGATTTTACTCATTTTCTTGATTGGAGCACACAGTCGGCTATACGGACAACTCTTTTGCTTTTCCCGGTTGACGACTTGAGTGTCATGGATGAACTAGCAGATATTGTGGAAAAGTTTGGTGATAGCGTAGATTACCTGGTTGTTAAAAATAGAGCAAAAGCTCCTAAAACACGGATGTATGATGGCAGCCAACTAGAAAAAGAACTTGCTGCTTTAGGTGCTGCAACCCTAGAAATTCCAGCTCTTCTTTCAGATACTCGCAATTATCTCTCTCTATTGGAAATCGAGCTACAACGGCCGCTTAATATTTTAGAGATTATTTCGGATAAGAAGATCAAGATGGATCTTTTTCATCGGGTGATACTTGAAGATTGGGTAAAAACAATGTTCGATCAGTATGATCGAATTGCTGGTTATTTGCTCCCTGATGAGGAGGCGAAGAGGGTGATGGAAACCTGGAAAAAACCAGCCGAGGAAAAGAAAGGACTTTTTTCGCAAAGACGGGGTTCAAAGATTAATTTATCGAATCTTCAATGA
- a CDS encoding redoxin domain-containing protein, giving the protein MALSVGSLAPDFTLSSKFPEGIKQVHLKEELAKNNVVLLFFPMAFTPVCTQEMCTVSSSINEYSKLNAQVFGISVDNPFAQEAWAKKEGIILPLLSDLNKEVCKAYDVLLKGLIGIGDVAARAVFVIDRGQKIVYTEVTASPLELPKFEPIKEALQSILSR; this is encoded by the coding sequence ATGGCTCTAAGTGTAGGTAGTTTGGCTCCAGACTTTACCCTAAGTTCTAAGTTTCCAGAAGGGATAAAGCAGGTGCACCTCAAAGAAGAGCTTGCAAAAAATAATGTTGTCCTGCTCTTTTTCCCAATGGCCTTTACACCCGTTTGTACTCAAGAGATGTGCACGGTCTCATCTTCAATTAACGAATATTCAAAATTGAATGCTCAAGTTTTTGGGATTAGCGTGGATAATCCCTTCGCACAGGAAGCGTGGGCAAAAAAAGAGGGTATTATCCTCCCCTTGCTTTCGGATCTAAACAAAGAAGTTTGCAAAGCTTACGATGTGCTCCTAAAAGGGTTGATCGGCATTGGTGATGTGGCTGCTCGTGCTGTTTTTGTTATTGATAGAGGACAAAAAATAGTCTATACAGAGGTTACAGCCTCTCCTCTTGAACTGCCAAAGTTTGAGCCAATCAAAGAAGCATTGCAGTCGATTCTTTCCCGCTAA
- a CDS encoding leucyl aminopeptidase, which produces MNLHVQKEFPGRGDKIVFVEEGKFQKEGVSPAEFEGKKLSTLLWREPWGRIVYVGIGTHPYKRDTLRKAAGLGVKSLLKIGARDISLDFSPCAEFLPFAAAAVEGAILSSYRFEQFKEQSAQRKNKLEDLRIISGPVSDESLLQKIEKEAQQAVEIADAVNYVRAIGNMPANYITPEVLSQKALELAEKRKTIRVEVFNRERLEKEGFGGLIAVGKGSINEPRLIVLDYAQGESAAQPVLVVGKAITFDSGGISIKPGEHMDEMKYDKMGGCAVLGIVDAVSRLGLPLRLVGIIAAAENMPSGQAYRPGDILQTYGGKTIEVLNTDAEGRIVLADALAYGIKQFNPCLVFDLATLTGACIVAIGKQKAGLFSNREDIAEFLWKQSEDYGDPLWPLPLGDEFDEAISSDVATVKNVGGREGGACTAASFLRKWVGDVPWVHLDIAGPAWITKEYPYLEKGATGFGVRLICRYLMRRIEDKSL; this is translated from the coding sequence ATGAATCTCCATGTACAGAAAGAATTTCCGGGAAGAGGAGATAAGATAGTTTTTGTCGAAGAGGGGAAGTTTCAGAAAGAAGGGGTGAGCCCAGCAGAGTTTGAAGGCAAAAAACTCAGCACTCTTTTATGGCGTGAGCCTTGGGGAAGGATTGTCTATGTGGGAATAGGTACTCATCCTTATAAAAGGGACACCCTGCGCAAAGCCGCGGGGTTAGGGGTTAAGTCTCTTTTAAAAATAGGAGCTAGAGACATTAGCCTTGATTTTTCCCCTTGTGCTGAATTTCTGCCTTTTGCGGCTGCTGCGGTTGAAGGAGCCATCCTTAGCTCCTACCGTTTTGAGCAATTTAAAGAGCAGAGTGCCCAAAGAAAGAACAAGCTTGAAGATTTAAGGATAATTAGCGGGCCGGTTTCCGATGAATCCTTGCTTCAGAAGATAGAAAAAGAGGCGCAACAGGCTGTCGAGATCGCTGATGCGGTTAATTACGTCAGAGCCATTGGCAATATGCCAGCTAATTATATAACTCCTGAAGTTCTTTCTCAGAAAGCCCTAGAGCTTGCCGAAAAAAGAAAAACTATCCGTGTAGAAGTATTTAATAGGGAGCGATTAGAAAAAGAAGGATTCGGAGGACTGATCGCTGTAGGTAAGGGATCAATCAATGAACCCAGGCTTATCGTTTTAGATTATGCCCAAGGGGAGTCTGCCGCTCAACCTGTCCTTGTTGTAGGCAAAGCGATCACTTTTGATAGTGGAGGCATATCGATAAAACCGGGCGAACATATGGATGAAATGAAGTATGACAAGATGGGGGGGTGTGCTGTTTTGGGCATTGTGGATGCGGTAAGCAGGCTTGGGTTGCCGCTGAGGCTTGTGGGCATAATTGCTGCTGCTGAAAATATGCCAAGTGGGCAAGCCTATAGGCCAGGAGATATTCTTCAGACTTATGGGGGAAAAACGATTGAAGTGCTTAATACTGATGCCGAGGGCAGAATTGTGCTGGCTGATGCTTTAGCCTATGGGATAAAGCAGTTTAATCCCTGCCTTGTTTTTGACCTAGCTACTTTGACTGGGGCTTGTATTGTGGCTATTGGGAAACAGAAAGCTGGGCTTTTCAGTAACAGAGAAGATATAGCTGAATTTCTTTGGAAACAAAGCGAGGATTATGGAGATCCGTTATGGCCTCTGCCTTTAGGCGATGAGTTTGATGAAGCGATATCAAGCGATGTAGCGACTGTCAAAAATGTGGGGGGTAGGGAAGGGGGCGCTTGTACAGCGGCTTCGTTCTTGCGGAAATGGGTAGGAGATGTTCCTTGGGTCCATTTGGATATAGCGGGTCCAGCTTGGATAACTAAGGAATATCCTTATCTGGAAAAGGGAGCTACGGGATTTGGGGTTCGGTTGATATGCCGCTATTTGATGAGGCGGATCGAGGATAAGTCCCTTTAA